The Desulfovibrio sp. UIB00 DNA window TGCCAGCGGCAGGGCCACGCGTGTGGTAGGCCTGCATACCGACATCAGCGCAAGCCAGGCCGACAGGGCTCACCTTGAAGACATGGTGCGCAACGATCCGCTCACCGGTTTACGCAGCCGAACTTTCTTTACCATGACCGTGGACGAACTGGAGCAAAACGCCGTTCGTCCCGTGGGGATAATCGTTGCCGATGTCAACGGCCTGAAAATGATTAACGATTATCTCGGGCACGAAGAAGGCAATACCGTATTGTGCCAGGCGGCCCTGCTACTGCGCGGCGGGCTGGATTCCGCAGCCTGCGTGGCGCGCATGAGCGGCGATGAATACACCGTGCTGCTGCCCGGATGCGACAGCCTGAAGGTTGCCGAAATTTTGCACGAGCTCATGCAGCGCTTTAAAAGGCACAACAACCAGCAAAACCGGCCCCCGGTCTTACTGGCAATGGGTTCCTCCTGCGCGGAAGACATGCAGACCAGCATTGCCAACGCCATTGTGGAGGCAGACCGGGCCATGCTGCGGAACAAACTGACCACAAGAGCTGAAACCCGCCAGCGCGTCCGGGACTGGATTGAAAACCACACCTTTGCCAAGGTTTCCATGAACGACTGCCGCTATCTGTAACACGCAGCAGGCAGGCCGCGCCTCTGGCCGCTCTTGACGCAAGGCTGGCTTTGCGCCAGAGTATCCCCATGTCGGAAGATAACCCTCCCCCTACGCAGGCCCAGGACTCTGGCATCGGCATCAGCAGGCAATCGCCCCTGGAACAGCCGATAGTTCAGGAGACCGAAAGCGGCCAAAAGTTGTTACAGTTCCTGCAAAGGCGGCTGAACTTGCCCCCCACCCTGCTCCACCGCTGGGTGCGCACCGGACAGGTGCGTATCAACGGCAGCAGATGCAAGCCCTTTGCCCGCGTGCAGACAGGCGACATTGTTCGTCTTCCTCCCTTTGCCTTCAAGATGGCGGAAGAAAGCGCATCAGAAACGGCCCCCCTGCCGCAGACGGATACAGCTCTCGACACGCAGCCGGTTGATTCTCCACCGTTGCCGCCCATGATCGGCACAGACGGTTACCTGTGGGCTTTTAACAAACCCGCAGGCCTGCCTACACACCCCGGCACCGGGCATGACGACAGTCTCAGTTCCCGGCTGGCCGCTTGCTTCGCAAGCGCGCCCTTCAAACCCACGCCCGTGCACAGGCTGGACAAGGAAACATCGGGCGTGCTGCTCGTGGCGGCCTCATACGAAGCTCTTGCCAAGGCTCAGGACGCCATACGCGATGGAACGCTGGTCAAGGAATATGTGGTCTGGGTGCAGGGGCGCTGGCCTTTTGCCGAAACGCAGATGCTGCGCCACTTTTTGCGCAAGGATACTGCCCAGGGCTACGAGAAGATACGCACGGCTGCGCCCGGCGAGGCCGACAGCCGCGAGGCCCTGTGCATGGTGCGCCCCCTGAGGGTGGAGCAAGCGCAAAGCCTGCTGCTTGTGCGCCTGCTGACAGGCCGCACGCATCAGATCCGCGTACAGCTTGCCACTGTTGGGCATCCTGTGATTGGCGATGCCAAGTACGGGCAGGCTGCCCCCACGCGCCGCCATGTGCCGCGTGGGGCTTACGCCCTCCCGGCCCCGGCCCGCGTGAGTTCAACTGACAATTCCGCCCCTGAGCCGGAAAGCCTGATGCTCCACGCCCTGCGCGTGACAATGCCCTGCGGGCACGTGTTTTCATGCCTGCCGCCGTGGTCTGGCGCGCATGCCCTTGAGCAGATGCCAGAGCCTGTCGCCGCCATGACAGCCCCGGAACATAGGGGTGAATGCGGGGTCTTCCCTTTGACGGAACAAAGTGCTAAAAATAAATTTTTACGCCAGTAAAACAGTCTTAAAACCCAGCTGTCCTGGCAGCCGCGTGGTCTGCGCGGCACTACACGCCAGACGCCTCAGAGAGCATATGCTCCGGGCGCTTTCTTTTCATCGGAGCGCATGACCGCATGGCGGCGCACTCCGCTTCACGCTTGCAATCTCGCCTGGCAAATCCCAGGCGTACACTAAGGTATTCTCATGGCAGATACATTGCCCCGCGTCATTCTGGTGGGTCGCCCCAATGTGGGCAAATCCACCCTGTTCAACAGGCTTATCCGCAGCAATCGGGCCATCACCCATGACCGCCCCGGCGTGACCCGCGACCGCATGGACGGCGTGGTGCGCCGCAAGGACACTCCCGTTTTCGGCATTGTGGACACGGGAGGCATCACGCTTGACGCCCACGCAGCCGTGGTTGAAGGCCCCGAAGGCATTCGCGGCTTTGAGCGCGACATCCTTGCGCAAACCGAGGCGGCGCTGGTTGATGCCGCAGCCGTGGCCTTTGTGGTGGATTCGCGTGACGGCCTGCTGCCCCTGGACGAGCATCTCGCAGCCCATGTGCGCCGCAAGGGTTTGCCCACCATCTGCGTGGTCAACAAGGTTGACGGCGTGGAGCGCGAAGATGAACTCATGGCCGAATTTCATGTTCTGGGCTTCCCGCTGCTGGCGGTTTCTGCCGAGCACGGGCACAACATCACCGCTCTGGTGGAAGAACTGGTAGCCCTGTTACCGGAAGAAACCTCCACCGAGCCGCCCGCCCCGCCGACCCTCAAGCTGGCCATGCTTGGCCGCCCCAACGCGGGCAAGTCATCGCTTATCAACGCCATTTCCCGCAGTGACCGCATGATTGTTTCCGATGTGGCGGGCACCACGCGCGACAGTGTTGACGTGCGCTTTGCGAGCGGTGGGCGCGACTACGTGTTTGTGGACACTGCGGGTGTGCGCCGCCGCACCAAGATCAGCGACAGTCTGGAAAAGTACTCCGTCAACTCGGCCATCAAGTCGAGCACCAAGGCCGACGTGACCCTGCTGACACTGGACGCCGCCGAAGGCGTGAGCCAGCAGGACAAGCGCCTCATGGACATGCTGAA harbors:
- a CDS encoding RluA family pseudouridine synthase; amino-acid sequence: MSEDNPPPTQAQDSGIGISRQSPLEQPIVQETESGQKLLQFLQRRLNLPPTLLHRWVRTGQVRINGSRCKPFARVQTGDIVRLPPFAFKMAEESASETAPLPQTDTALDTQPVDSPPLPPMIGTDGYLWAFNKPAGLPTHPGTGHDDSLSSRLAACFASAPFKPTPVHRLDKETSGVLLVAASYEALAKAQDAIRDGTLVKEYVVWVQGRWPFAETQMLRHFLRKDTAQGYEKIRTAAPGEADSREALCMVRPLRVEQAQSLLLVRLLTGRTHQIRVQLATVGHPVIGDAKYGQAAPTRRHVPRGAYALPAPARVSSTDNSAPEPESLMLHALRVTMPCGHVFSCLPPWSGAHALEQMPEPVAAMTAPEHRGECGVFPLTEQSAKNKFLRQ
- the der gene encoding ribosome biogenesis GTPase Der translates to MADTLPRVILVGRPNVGKSTLFNRLIRSNRAITHDRPGVTRDRMDGVVRRKDTPVFGIVDTGGITLDAHAAVVEGPEGIRGFERDILAQTEAALVDAAAVAFVVDSRDGLLPLDEHLAAHVRRKGLPTICVVNKVDGVEREDELMAEFHVLGFPLLAVSAEHGHNITALVEELVALLPEETSTEPPAPPTLKLAMLGRPNAGKSSLINAISRSDRMIVSDVAGTTRDSVDVRFASGGRDYVFVDTAGVRRRTKISDSLEKYSVNSAIKSSTKADVTLLTLDAAEGVSQQDKRLMDMLNTRKTPFMVLINKCDLAPRDSLDRLKKNVAEMLAFCPHVPILNVSALKGTGLKKILPLATQIHEECSVRISTGKLNRAMEEVLDKHQPPVVKRVRAKFFYLTQAETAPPTFVCFVSDATRVPESYTRYLERALRKIFGITHAPMRLHLRSSHKKKTEK